The Lewinellaceae bacterium nucleotide sequence AATGGCACTTTTGGCATTCCAATCCTCCAATATCCTCGACGGTAACTTTATCTCTCGTGCCCTTAGATAATTCATCGTGAAATTTGGTAAATGACTTGTAGTAGTCGTTATCCTGGAATTGCACTTCCGTTTGGCGGTGGCAGTTAATACACCATCCCATGCTCAGTGGAGCCTGTTGCCTGACCAGTTCCATTTCCTGAACAGGACCGTGGCAGGTCTGGCACGCCAGTTTACCAACGGTAACGTGTTGAGAATGGTTGTAATACACGTGATCCGGAAGGTTATGGATTTTAACCCACTCGATCGGACCCGGGATTTTTGTATCGCCGTTTTCAGGCGTAGTCAAAGCATCCACGATATCTCTCCACTGCTTTTTGGCCACAGCCTCTGCTTTGGCATCACTGGAACCGAATCCGAGTTCCTGATCTATGATCCATTTTTTATAAATCTTTTCGATCTCTGCTTCAGGCATTTCATCGTAGTTCGGAATGTATGCATTAGCTGAAGGGTCAAAACCGACAGAGGCGAAAATCTTGGTCAACTCTGCCGTTCCGTACTGCGAACCTACCATAATAGCTTTGTGGCAAAGCATACAGGTATTTGCTGAAGGAATTACAGAATGCTTGCTTCTCCTGGCACCGTCATGACAGAATTTACAATCGATTTGTTGATCTCCTGCGTGGGTAAGATGCGAAAATTTGATGGGCTGCTCCGGGGCGTAACCGATCTGACGACCAAGCATTACTGCCTGATTGATGAAAGTGTTGCTCACAAAGATGACCAGCGCAAATATAGCAAAACCGATGACCGATTTGCTCGTGAAGATACTCCACAACGAA carries:
- a CDS encoding c-type cytochrome is translated as MIFNTFLKRTFLLLTILGFSIATYAQGADTAAGKELFRNNCAACHNKDMKSKMTGPALGGVQDRWADYPIEDLYSWVRNSQAMVESGHPRAVQIYGEYNKVAMLPFPGFSDQDIQNVLAYIDEVYNAVPETVAVATDSAGTGESRSNTWLYLLLAGVLVVVSIVLMRVVANLNYLVKIKEGDTNAAKPASLWSIFTSKSVIGFAIFALVIFVSNTFINQAVMLGRQIGYAPEQPIKFSHLTHAGDQQIDCKFCHDGARRSKHSVIPSANTCMLCHKAIMVGSQYGTAELTKIFASVGFDPSANAYIPNYDEMPEAEIEKIYKKWIIDQELGFGSSDAKAEAVAKKQWRDIVDALTTPENGDTKIPGPIEWVKIHNLPDHVYYNHSQHVTVGKLACQTCHGPVQEMELVRQQAPLSMGWCINCHRQTEVQFQDNDYYKSFTKFHDELSKGTRDKVTVEDIGGLECQKCHY